In Thermococcus camini, a genomic segment contains:
- the smc gene encoding chromosome segregation protein SMC, protein MPYIEKIEMKGFKSYGNRKVVVPLSKGFTAIVGANGSGKSNIGDAVLFVLGGLSAKAMRATRISDLIFAGTKTEAPAKYAEVAMYFNNEDRGFPIDEDEVVIKRRVYPDGRSTYWLNGKRSSRSDILDVLSAAMISPEGYNLVLQGDITKFIKMSPTERRMLIDEISGIAEYDAKKEKALKELKQAEENLARVDLLIREVKTQLDKLEKERNDALRYLDLKDRVERAKVTLLLGEIRKLESLIEESNLRDKEIEAEIAAMEARLEDIAREIVAKEKELNAIEKELEEKSEDGILEVTRKISEVKSKIEMAGKNIELAKKEIEDGQRRLAKAKEELKKVSEEIEKSRNAISRWSKRREKLKAEIKEKEVIKNELVVKLGEIDRDFAIAKQDFDHVVEELEEAKKELYMKESDIKKFEEEIERAKGRIAQSNAKKVALKSKIGEAKSALETKRSELGEVEGRMGRAETRLKKAEKELEEKSRKLKKLEGELSKAREELIKAEAQREVRGNRAIEFLKAQNIPGLYGSLGELITVRDESYALAVEVALGGSYDHVVVEDDRVAEKAIRVLKEKKLGRLTFLPLNKIKPRSMKGEPALGVPALDVVQYDPRFRNAVAYALGDTLIVSDMDEARTVGIGKVRMVTLGGELLERSGAITGGHYRPRGKLGINVDEIRKRVEKLEHEKEALESAVNALRVEVKGLQNELFELRMKRSELSKDLQVTQREMERLLAEDRALEEEIRENEALIEALEKKIHDTRGEMAKLRGRIERLEKKRAKLKKALENPEARELNQRIREVEAEISKLREELGKVESKLEGLDVRINEELLPRRTDLEEEIEGLINRINALKANIEENERAIKDFEAELEELKKAEENVKDELKELRERRERLRNEIIDLRAEKDELSSKLQELRIEANTLKIKLAQYEATLKEKRDELKHHDAKLIKSIKEVPLELDALGEQIEKMEEEIRSLEPVNMKAIEDFEVVERRYLELKSKREQVVAEKESIEEFIEEIEGQKKQVFLQTLSEIAKNFSELFAKLSPGGSARLILENEDDPFAGGLEIEAKPAGKDVKRIEAMSGGEKALTALAFVFAIQRYKPAPFYLFDEIDAHLDDANVKRVADLIKEASQNSQFIVVTLRDVMMANADKIIGVSMRKGVSRVVALSLEKAMKILEEARKRSEAEHAEMFGHLSG, encoded by the coding sequence ATGCCGTACATTGAGAAGATTGAAATGAAAGGCTTCAAATCTTACGGTAACAGGAAAGTCGTCGTTCCGCTTTCTAAGGGGTTCACAGCGATCGTCGGTGCCAACGGTTCTGGAAAGAGCAACATCGGTGACGCCGTGCTCTTCGTCCTCGGTGGCCTGTCCGCCAAGGCGATGCGTGCCACGAGGATAAGTGACCTCATATTCGCGGGCACCAAGACGGAAGCGCCGGCAAAGTACGCTGAGGTTGCCATGTATTTCAACAACGAGGATAGGGGATTTCCCATCGACGAGGACGAGGTCGTCATAAAACGGCGCGTCTATCCCGACGGCAGGAGCACCTACTGGCTCAACGGCAAGAGGAGCAGCAGAAGCGACATCCTCGACGTCCTCAGCGCGGCGATGATTTCACCAGAAGGCTACAACCTCGTTCTGCAGGGAGACATCACCAAGTTCATCAAGATGAGTCCCACAGAGAGGAGGATGCTCATAGACGAAATTTCCGGCATAGCGGAGTACGATGCCAAGAAGGAGAAGGCCCTGAAGGAGCTGAAGCAGGCCGAGGAGAACCTGGCGCGCGTTGACCTCCTCATCCGCGAGGTCAAAACCCAGCTTGACAAGCTTGAGAAGGAGAGAAACGACGCACTCCGCTACCTTGACCTCAAGGACCGCGTCGAGAGGGCGAAGGTTACGCTCCTCCTCGGCGAGATAAGAAAGCTCGAGTCCCTGATAGAGGAAAGCAACCTGCGCGACAAGGAGATAGAGGCGGAGATAGCCGCCATGGAGGCCCGCCTCGAGGATATTGCCAGGGAGATCGTGGCAAAGGAGAAGGAGCTGAACGCCATTGAGAAGGAGCTTGAGGAAAAGAGCGAGGACGGTATCCTTGAGGTTACCCGGAAGATCAGCGAGGTCAAGTCCAAGATAGAGATGGCCGGAAAGAACATCGAGCTGGCCAAGAAGGAGATCGAGGACGGCCAGCGCCGCCTTGCCAAGGCAAAGGAGGAACTCAAGAAGGTTTCAGAGGAGATAGAGAAGAGCAGAAATGCCATAAGCCGCTGGAGCAAGAGACGCGAGAAGCTCAAGGCAGAAATAAAGGAGAAGGAAGTCATCAAGAACGAGCTTGTTGTTAAACTGGGCGAGATAGACAGGGACTTTGCCATCGCGAAGCAGGACTTTGACCACGTGGTAGAGGAGCTGGAGGAGGCCAAAAAGGAGCTCTACATGAAGGAGAGCGATATCAAGAAGTTCGAGGAGGAAATAGAGCGCGCAAAGGGCAGGATAGCCCAGAGCAATGCAAAGAAAGTCGCGCTCAAGTCCAAGATCGGTGAGGCCAAAAGCGCCCTCGAGACCAAACGCTCGGAGCTGGGAGAGGTAGAGGGCAGGATGGGCAGGGCAGAGACGAGGCTGAAGAAGGCCGAGAAGGAGCTGGAGGAGAAGAGCAGAAAGCTCAAGAAGCTCGAGGGTGAACTCTCGAAAGCCAGGGAGGAACTTATTAAAGCCGAGGCGCAGCGCGAGGTCCGCGGGAACCGTGCCATAGAATTCCTCAAGGCCCAGAACATTCCGGGCCTCTACGGTTCCCTCGGTGAGCTGATCACCGTTCGCGATGAGAGCTACGCCCTGGCCGTCGAGGTTGCCCTCGGTGGAAGCTACGACCACGTCGTTGTTGAGGACGACCGCGTTGCCGAGAAAGCCATAAGGGTGCTCAAGGAGAAGAAGCTCGGCAGGCTGACTTTTCTCCCGCTCAACAAGATAAAGCCGCGCTCCATGAAGGGGGAGCCCGCCCTCGGGGTTCCGGCCCTGGACGTCGTTCAGTACGACCCGCGCTTCAGAAACGCTGTAGCCTACGCCCTCGGCGACACCCTGATAGTGAGTGACATGGACGAGGCCAGAACCGTCGGCATAGGGAAGGTCCGCATGGTAACCCTTGGCGGGGAACTTCTCGAGCGGAGCGGGGCGATAACCGGTGGTCACTACAGGCCCAGGGGCAAGCTCGGGATTAACGTGGATGAGATACGGAAGCGTGTTGAGAAGCTGGAGCACGAGAAAGAGGCTCTGGAATCGGCCGTTAATGCACTCAGGGTTGAAGTCAAGGGTCTTCAGAACGAGCTCTTTGAACTCCGTATGAAGAGAAGTGAGCTGAGCAAGGATCTCCAGGTGACCCAGCGTGAGATGGAGCGCCTCCTTGCGGAGGACAGGGCCCTTGAAGAGGAAATCAGGGAGAACGAGGCACTCATAGAGGCCCTGGAAAAGAAGATCCACGATACCCGGGGTGAGATGGCAAAGCTCCGCGGCAGGATTGAGAGGCTGGAGAAGAAGAGGGCAAAGCTGAAGAAGGCCCTGGAGAATCCGGAGGCCAGGGAACTGAACCAGAGGATCAGGGAGGTCGAGGCCGAGATAAGCAAGCTCCGCGAGGAGCTCGGCAAGGTCGAGAGCAAACTGGAGGGCCTCGACGTCAGGATAAACGAGGAGCTGCTCCCGAGGAGGACGGATCTGGAGGAGGAGATAGAGGGTCTAATCAACAGGATAAACGCTCTCAAGGCCAACATCGAGGAGAACGAGAGGGCCATAAAGGACTTTGAGGCCGAGCTGGAGGAGCTCAAGAAGGCTGAGGAGAACGTCAAGGATGAGCTAAAGGAGCTCCGTGAGAGGCGTGAGAGGCTCAGGAACGAGATTATCGACCTCCGCGCCGAGAAGGATGAGCTGAGCTCCAAGCTCCAGGAGCTCCGCATAGAGGCCAACACGCTCAAGATAAAGCTGGCCCAGTACGAGGCAACGCTGAAGGAGAAGAGGGACGAGCTCAAGCACCACGATGCCAAGCTCATCAAGAGCATCAAAGAGGTTCCGCTGGAGCTCGACGCCCTGGGCGAGCAGATAGAGAAGATGGAGGAGGAGATACGTTCCCTTGAACCAGTCAACATGAAGGCCATTGAGGACTTCGAAGTTGTGGAAAGGCGCTACCTCGAGCTGAAGAGCAAGCGCGAGCAGGTAGTTGCCGAGAAGGAGAGCATAGAAGAGTTCATCGAGGAGATAGAGGGGCAGAAGAAGCAGGTGTTCCTCCAGACCCTCAGCGAGATAGCCAAAAACTTCTCGGAGCTCTTCGCCAAGCTCTCCCCTGGAGGGAGCGCCAGGCTCATCCTTGAGAACGAGGACGACCCCTTCGCAGGAGGCCTTGAGATAGAGGCCAAGCCCGCTGGAAAAGACGTCAAGCGCATAGAGGCCATGAGCGGCGGAGAGAAGGCTTTAACTGCCCTCGCCTTCGTCTTCGCCATCCAGCGCTACAAGCCGGCGCCGTTCTACCTCTTCGATGAAATCGATGCACACCTCGACGACGCCAACGTCAAGCGCGTCGCCGACCTCATCAAGGAAGCCTCACAGAACAGCCAGTTCATAGTCGTTACCCTGAGGGACGTCATGATGGCCAACGCGGACAAGATAATTGGCGTCAGCATGAGAAAGGGCGTCTCGCGCGTCGTTGCCCTCAGCCTTGAGAAGGCAATGAAGATCCTGGAAGAGGCAAGGAAGAGAAGTGAGGCCGAACATGCTGAGATGTTCGGACATTTGAGCGGGTGA
- a CDS encoding DUF835 domain-containing protein, whose protein sequence is MDMLLRGRPKYLGSKVVDYRRLNDILRRNNHRRKLLITRRAPSELDGSNIRPIWVTKVPYPNAVSPSRLHAIEQMVWEQLQNEDVDVILDAIEYLMIENGVEPTLRFVSKLRDMTLLTNSDFYVTVSDGLDSRVLNILRRIVE, encoded by the coding sequence ATGGATATGTTGCTGAGAGGTCGGCCCAAGTACCTCGGGTCGAAAGTTGTTGATTACAGGCGTCTTAACGATATCCTCCGAAGAAATAACCACCGCAGGAAGCTTCTTATAACCCGCAGGGCTCCATCGGAGCTCGATGGTTCAAACATACGCCCGATATGGGTCACGAAAGTTCCCTACCCCAACGCGGTATCCCCCTCGAGGCTCCATGCCATCGAGCAGATGGTGTGGGAACAGCTTCAGAATGAGGACGTGGACGTTATTCTGGACGCCATCGAGTACCTCATGATCGAGAACGGGGTCGAGCCGACGCTCAGGTTTGTCAGCAAGCTTCGGGACATGACCCTTCTCACTAACTCCGATTTTTACGTCACCGTCAGCGACGGCCTCGACAGCAGGGTTCTGAACATCCTCCGCAGGATAGTCGAGTGA
- the mce gene encoding methylmalonyl-CoA epimerase, giving the protein MIKKIDHVGIAVKNLEEAIKVWEGLGLKVEEIEEVPDQKVRTAIIHVGESRIELLEPTAEDSPIAKFIAKRGEGIHHIALGVDDIGGHLEKLKEEGYRLIDEQPRIGAGGARIAFVHPKAVTGVLLELCERKAE; this is encoded by the coding sequence ATGATAAAGAAGATAGACCACGTTGGTATAGCCGTTAAGAACCTCGAAGAGGCCATCAAAGTCTGGGAAGGCCTCGGTCTCAAGGTGGAGGAGATAGAGGAGGTGCCCGATCAGAAGGTTAGAACTGCGATAATCCACGTCGGCGAGAGCAGGATTGAGCTCCTCGAGCCGACCGCGGAGGACTCGCCCATAGCCAAGTTCATCGCCAAGCGCGGTGAGGGAATACACCACATAGCACTGGGCGTTGATGACATCGGGGGACACCTCGAGAAACTCAAAGAAGAGGGTTACAGGCTGATCGATGAACAGCCCAGGATCGGGGCAGGAGGTGCAAGGATAGCCTTCGTTCACCCGAAGGCCGTAACCGGTGTGCTTCTCGAACTTTGCGAAAGAAAGGCTGAGTAA
- the meaB gene encoding methylmalonyl Co-A mutase-associated GTPase MeaB: MLDGLIERMLTGDKRATARLITLVENDDEKAREIISKIYPHTGSAYIVGITGPPGAGKSTLLDKLIRVAREEGKVVGVIAIDPTSPFTGGALLGDRIRMQRHSTDPGVFIRSMATRGSLGGLAKATADAIKVLDAYGCDVIFVETVGVGQIEIDIVKTADTVVLVTVPGLGDDIQAIKAGLMEIADVFVINKADKEGADATYFELSMMLDLEKERWERTGWRPRIVETVATTMRGIRDLWSAISEHREFLERSGEIGRRRQFRAEEEVKTIVSGRISRIVGEKLGEEEISSLIEMVVRREIDPYSAADRILEEALGVKV, from the coding sequence ATGTTAGACGGTCTCATAGAGAGGATGCTCACCGGCGACAAGCGCGCCACTGCGCGCCTCATAACCCTCGTTGAAAACGATGATGAGAAGGCGAGGGAGATAATCTCGAAAATCTATCCCCACACGGGCAGCGCCTACATCGTCGGCATCACCGGCCCGCCCGGGGCCGGAAAGTCCACCCTTCTCGACAAGCTCATCCGCGTTGCGAGGGAGGAAGGCAAGGTCGTCGGCGTTATAGCTATAGACCCCACCTCACCCTTCACCGGCGGCGCTTTGCTCGGGGACAGGATAAGGATGCAGAGGCACTCCACGGACCCGGGCGTCTTCATCAGGAGCATGGCAACACGGGGCTCCCTCGGGGGCCTTGCCAAGGCCACGGCCGATGCCATCAAGGTCCTCGATGCCTACGGCTGCGATGTGATCTTTGTGGAGACCGTCGGCGTCGGCCAGATTGAGATCGACATCGTTAAGACCGCCGACACGGTCGTCCTCGTCACGGTTCCTGGCCTGGGCGACGACATACAGGCGATAAAGGCCGGGCTCATGGAGATAGCCGACGTGTTCGTCATCAACAAGGCCGACAAGGAGGGGGCCGATGCCACGTACTTCGAGCTCAGCATGATGCTTGACCTTGAGAAGGAGCGCTGGGAGAGAACTGGTTGGAGGCCGCGGATCGTGGAGACGGTCGCGACGACCATGAGGGGAATACGCGACCTCTGGAGCGCGATCAGCGAACACAGGGAGTTCCTCGAGAGAAGCGGGGAGATAGGACGGAGGAGGCAGTTCAGGGCAGAGGAGGAAGTCAAGACGATAGTCTCTGGGAGGATATCGAGGATAGTGGGGGAGAAGCTCGGTGAGGAAGAGATTTCGTCTTTGATAGAAATGGTTGTGAGGCGCGAGATCGACCCGTACTCTGCCGCGGATAGGATACTTGAAGAAGCTCTGGGGGTGAAGGTATGA
- a CDS encoding cobalamin B12-binding domain-containing protein codes for MVERSRVRILVAKPGLDGHDRGAKVVARALRDAGFEVIYTGIRQTPEQIAESVVQEDVDVLGISILSGAHMVLIPKILRLLEERGLKINEDVLVIAGGIIPPDDAEQLEKMGVARVFGPGSPIEEIIGFIDENAPKLKKFREN; via the coding sequence ATGGTCGAGCGCTCCAGGGTTAGGATTCTCGTTGCGAAACCGGGACTTGACGGTCACGACAGGGGGGCCAAGGTCGTCGCCAGGGCCCTGCGCGATGCCGGTTTTGAGGTCATCTACACTGGAATCAGGCAGACCCCCGAGCAGATAGCCGAGAGCGTTGTTCAGGAGGACGTTGATGTCCTTGGAATAAGCATCCTCTCCGGGGCCCACATGGTCCTCATACCGAAGATACTCAGGCTCCTCGAAGAGCGCGGCCTTAAGATTAACGAGGACGTTCTCGTTATAGCCGGCGGGATAATCCCGCCCGACGACGCGGAACAGCTAGAGAAGATGGGTGTGGCAAGGGTTTTTGGCCCCGGCAGCCCGATTGAGGAGATAATTGGCTTCATAGACGAGAACGCGCCGAAGCTGAAGAAATTCAGGGAGAACTGA
- a CDS encoding PHP domain-containing protein: MLRFPHDAHTHTTYSDGIGEIAENIAAAEEKGLRLLGITDHSHYFEPGTLSRYVREVRYWGEDAGLTILAGVEGNITAGGVDVPDFMAEKLDYVIASVHEWLERPEEYVELVKLALEDDNVDVIGHFGASFPYIGFPSADGLEEILELAEKNGKAFEISSRYRVPDIDFIRECIRRGIKLTFASDAHYPPAVGSVSWSEKVFRKAGGKKEDLLFGEFL; this comes from the coding sequence ATGCTCAGGTTTCCCCACGACGCCCACACCCACACCACATACTCGGACGGCATCGGGGAGATAGCCGAGAATATAGCGGCCGCCGAAGAGAAGGGGCTTAGACTGCTCGGGATAACCGACCACAGCCACTACTTCGAACCCGGAACCCTCAGCCGCTACGTCCGGGAGGTCCGGTACTGGGGCGAGGACGCGGGGCTGACGATTCTGGCCGGGGTGGAGGGCAACATAACGGCCGGGGGTGTCGATGTCCCGGACTTTATGGCGGAGAAGCTTGACTACGTGATAGCGAGCGTCCACGAGTGGCTCGAGAGGCCGGAGGAATACGTGGAGCTGGTGAAGCTCGCCCTCGAAGACGACAACGTTGACGTCATCGGCCACTTCGGGGCCAGCTTCCCCTACATAGGCTTCCCGTCTGCCGACGGACTGGAGGAAATACTCGAGCTGGCGGAGAAGAACGGAAAGGCCTTTGAGATAAGCTCCCGCTACAGAGTACCGGACATCGACTTCATCCGTGAGTGCATAAGGCGCGGGATAAAGCTCACCTTCGCGAGCGATGCCCATTATCCCCCCGCCGTTGGGAGCGTCTCCTGGAGCGAAAAGGTCTTTAGGAAAGCAGGAGGGAAAAAGGAGGACCTGCTCTTCGGGGAGTTCCTGTGA
- a CDS encoding Maf-like protein, producing MLVLASASPRRREILARFIREFEVIPSNASEECSIENPAEYALELARRKAREVHDRVGGTVIGADTVVSIEGHILGKPGSREEAFEMLRLLSGRVHRVTTGYCIIHEGREISGVAVTEVKFRELDDGLIRAYIDTGEPMDKAGAYGIQGKAGLFIEWIRGDYYNVVGFPIEIIWKLRELGFDVFMGPSR from the coding sequence ATGCTGGTTCTGGCATCGGCTTCACCGAGGCGGCGGGAGATACTCGCCAGGTTCATACGGGAGTTCGAGGTTATTCCGAGCAATGCGAGCGAGGAGTGCAGCATAGAAAACCCCGCCGAGTACGCGCTCGAGCTGGCGAGGAGGAAGGCCAGGGAAGTGCACGACCGCGTGGGCGGAACCGTTATCGGTGCTGACACCGTTGTCAGCATAGAAGGCCACATCCTCGGCAAACCGGGGAGCAGGGAAGAGGCCTTCGAGATGCTCCGGCTCCTCAGCGGGAGGGTCCACAGGGTCACGACGGGCTACTGCATAATCCACGAAGGTCGGGAGATTTCGGGGGTTGCCGTTACGGAGGTCAAGTTCCGAGAGCTGGACGATGGGTTAATACGGGCCTACATCGACACCGGCGAGCCGATGGACAAGGCCGGAGCGTATGGCATACAGGGGAAGGCGGGCCTCTTCATCGAGTGGATCCGGGGGGATTACTACAACGTCGTCGGGTTCCCCATTGAGATAATCTGGAAGCTGAGGGAGCTGGGATTTGACGTTTTCATGGGGCCATCACGATGA
- a CDS encoding PINc/VapC family ATPase codes for MKVFVADTSVIVDGRLTQFLSSFGEKVKVVVPEAVIAEIEHQANEGKAIGHTGLEELKKLREMAEGDRILLEFYGERPELWQIRRAKSGEIDSMVREAAQALGATLITGDRVQRDVAIAKGIDVVYLTAKKEVKHRLEDFFDETTMSVHLKGGMRPFAKKGRPGEWRLVPVRDEALSDGELEEIADDIVERAKRDPESFIELDEPGATVVQLRNYRIVIAKPPFADRIEITAVRPVKKLSIEEYGLSEKLLERLADKAEGILIAGAPGEGKTTFAQALAEWYAGMGKIVKTMEKPRDLQVGEEITQYTALNGRMELTGDILLLVRPDYTIFDEMRKTSDFKIYADLRLAGVGMVGVVHATKPIDAVQRFIGRVELGMIPQIVDTVLFIKAGKVAKVLTLEYLVKVPSGMREEDLARPVIEVRDFETGELEYEIYTYGEEISVVPVKKEEKAPALKLAEKRLKQEIKKFLPDVYAEVEIVSPHKAVIYADEFDIPAIIGKKGKRITELEKRIGISIDVKSFAEREEAKPKEKLPVEIEEKKKTIVLRVSPDYAKKPLKFYGGEQYVFTATPSKKGLVKVSKSTPIGKELKRLLEAGIPIWATA; via the coding sequence ATGAAGGTATTCGTTGCAGATACGAGCGTTATCGTCGATGGCAGGCTCACGCAGTTCCTTTCGTCGTTTGGCGAAAAGGTCAAGGTCGTGGTTCCCGAAGCCGTCATCGCCGAGATAGAGCACCAGGCCAACGAGGGAAAGGCCATAGGGCACACAGGCCTTGAAGAGCTCAAAAAACTCCGCGAGATGGCTGAGGGCGACAGAATCCTCCTAGAGTTCTACGGCGAGAGGCCCGAGCTCTGGCAGATACGTAGGGCTAAGTCCGGCGAGATCGACAGCATGGTTCGCGAGGCCGCACAGGCCCTCGGAGCGACGCTCATCACGGGCGACAGGGTTCAGAGGGACGTGGCCATCGCCAAGGGCATAGACGTGGTCTATCTGACCGCGAAGAAGGAAGTAAAGCACCGTCTCGAGGATTTCTTCGACGAGACCACCATGAGCGTTCACCTCAAGGGCGGAATGAGGCCGTTCGCAAAGAAGGGACGGCCAGGAGAATGGAGGCTTGTGCCCGTCCGCGATGAGGCTCTGAGCGATGGGGAGCTTGAGGAGATAGCGGACGACATAGTGGAGAGGGCAAAGCGCGATCCAGAGAGCTTCATAGAGCTCGACGAGCCTGGAGCAACTGTCGTTCAGCTCCGCAACTACAGAATAGTCATCGCCAAGCCGCCCTTCGCGGACAGGATTGAGATAACCGCCGTCAGGCCGGTCAAGAAACTCAGCATAGAGGAGTACGGGCTCAGTGAAAAGCTCCTGGAGAGGCTGGCGGACAAGGCCGAGGGCATACTCATCGCCGGGGCCCCTGGAGAGGGCAAGACAACATTCGCCCAGGCCTTAGCCGAGTGGTACGCGGGGATGGGCAAGATAGTGAAGACCATGGAGAAGCCCCGCGACCTTCAGGTGGGTGAGGAGATAACGCAATACACAGCTCTAAACGGCAGGATGGAGCTGACCGGCGATATACTTCTCCTCGTCAGGCCGGACTACACGATATTCGACGAGATGAGGAAGACGAGCGACTTTAAGATATACGCCGACCTCCGCCTGGCGGGGGTGGGTATGGTTGGCGTCGTTCACGCCACGAAGCCGATAGACGCCGTCCAGAGGTTCATCGGGAGGGTCGAGCTGGGAATGATTCCCCAGATAGTCGATACGGTACTTTTCATCAAGGCAGGAAAGGTTGCGAAGGTTCTCACGCTGGAGTACCTCGTCAAGGTGCCGAGCGGCATGAGGGAAGAAGACCTGGCCAGGCCCGTCATCGAGGTCCGCGACTTTGAGACCGGCGAGCTGGAGTACGAGATTTACACCTACGGTGAGGAGATAAGCGTCGTCCCGGTAAAGAAGGAGGAGAAGGCCCCAGCACTAAAACTCGCCGAGAAGAGGCTCAAGCAGGAGATAAAGAAGTTCCTGCCCGATGTCTATGCGGAGGTCGAGATAGTCAGTCCCCACAAGGCGGTTATCTACGCGGACGAGTTCGACATTCCGGCCATAATCGGGAAGAAAGGGAAGAGAATCACTGAGTTGGAGAAGAGGATAGGCATAAGCATAGACGTCAAGAGCTTCGCCGAGCGCGAGGAAGCCAAGCCCAAGGAGAAACTCCCCGTGGAGATCGAGGAGAAGAAGAAAACGATAGTGCTACGCGTCTCGCCGGACTACGCCAAAAAACCCCTCAAGTTCTACGGAGGAGAACAGTACGTCTTCACGGCAACGCCGAGCAAGAAAGGGCTCGTGAAGGTCAGCAAGAGCACGCCCATAGGCAAGGAACTCAAGAGGCTCCTTGAGGCTGGGATACCCATCTGGGCGACCGCCTGA
- the minD gene encoding cell division ATPase MinD, producing MGRLISIASGKGGTGKTTTTANLSIALGKMGYKVCAVDADLTMANLSLVMGIDDAYTTIHDVLSGRTDINNAIYATTYENVHVIPASIDWEHVIRADPRKLPETIKPLKNSFDFVIIDSPAGLQMDAMNAMMSGEEVLLVTNPEISCITDTMKVGMVLKKAGLAVLGFVLNRYGRSDNDIPPDVAEEVMEIPLLAVIPEDPPVREATLEGVPVVEYRPNSAGARAFMELAERITRIAGFKARVMG from the coding sequence ATGGGAAGACTTATCTCCATAGCGAGTGGCAAGGGGGGCACCGGAAAAACCACTACGACCGCGAATCTCTCCATAGCCCTCGGAAAAATGGGATACAAGGTCTGTGCCGTTGATGCGGATTTAACCATGGCCAACCTGAGTCTGGTTATGGGAATAGATGACGCTTACACAACGATCCATGACGTCCTCTCCGGCAGGACAGATATAAACAACGCCATATACGCCACAACCTACGAGAACGTCCACGTTATTCCCGCCTCAATAGACTGGGAGCACGTCATCCGGGCGGATCCAAGGAAGCTTCCCGAGACCATAAAACCCCTCAAAAATAGTTTTGACTTCGTGATAATCGACTCCCCCGCGGGGCTCCAGATGGACGCCATGAACGCTATGATGAGCGGGGAGGAGGTTCTTCTCGTCACGAACCCTGAGATATCCTGCATCACGGACACGATGAAGGTGGGGATGGTTCTCAAAAAAGCCGGCCTCGCGGTCCTTGGCTTCGTCCTCAACCGCTACGGCAGGAGCGATAACGACATCCCGCCCGACGTGGCGGAGGAGGTCATGGAGATTCCCCTGCTGGCGGTTATTCCGGAGGACCCACCGGTAAGAGAGGCGACGCTTGAGGGAGTTCCAGTCGTCGAGTACAGGCCGAACTCTGCCGGTGCCCGGGCATTCATGGAGCTGGCGGAGAGGATAACGAGGATAGCTGGGTTCAAGGCAAGGGTGATGGGATGA
- a CDS encoding ATP/GTP-binding protein, translating to MILTFIGTAGSGKTTLSGAFGRYLEESGYSVGYVNLDTGVEDLPYPPDVDVRDDVTAWEIMEEGYGPNGAIVESYDRLLQKVDAYVSGITKLAEEMDYVIIDTPGQMETFLFHEFGVRLMEGLPSPLTVYLFSPDILKRPADFCFSRFFSLMVDLRIGTTTAPALSKIDTVENLDRYRRFLDDIDYLTSRLKLEPSTQGLLAYRMCSSLPELAPPTRVLYLSAVTGEGFDELETLAYEHYCTCGDLT from the coding sequence ATGATCCTGACCTTCATAGGCACCGCCGGAAGCGGAAAAACAACACTGAGCGGAGCCTTCGGACGTTACCTTGAGGAAAGCGGCTATTCCGTGGGCTACGTTAACCTGGATACCGGTGTTGAAGACCTCCCCTATCCTCCAGATGTCGATGTAAGGGACGACGTTACCGCATGGGAAATAATGGAGGAGGGCTACGGGCCCAACGGCGCGATAGTGGAGAGCTATGACAGGCTTCTCCAGAAGGTGGATGCGTACGTTTCCGGAATAACAAAGCTCGCGGAGGAGATGGACTACGTCATCATTGACACCCCCGGACAGATGGAGACCTTTCTTTTCCATGAGTTCGGTGTCAGACTGATGGAGGGCCTGCCCAGCCCCCTAACGGTTTACCTCTTCAGTCCCGACATTCTGAAGAGGCCAGCGGATTTCTGCTTCTCGCGCTTCTTCAGTCTGATGGTGGACCTCCGGATCGGCACCACCACGGCTCCAGCGCTCAGCAAGATCGACACCGTCGAGAACCTGGACCGCTACCGGAGGTTCCTCGACGACATCGATTACCTCACCTCCCGCCTGAAGCTCGAGCCGTCCACCCAGGGGCTCCTGGCGTACAGGATGTGTTCATCCCTGCCGGAGCTCGCCCCGCCAACGAGGGTCCTCTACCTCTCGGCGGTGACGGGTGAAGGCTTCGATGAGCTCGAAACTCTGGCCTATGAGCATTACTGCACCTGCGGGGACCTGACATAG